Part of the Nostoc sp. ATCC 53789 genome, GATGTGTTGATAATGCAAGTCGATGCATTCACAATGCAAGCCGATGTGTTGATAATGCAAGTTGATGCATTTACAATGCAAATCGATGCATTCACAATGTAAGCCCATACATGCACAATGCAAATTGATACATTCACAATGCAATGTAAAGACACGAAATTCGACTGGCTGGGCCCGATACGCTAACGTCTCACTACGCGCTTTTGCGTCTATAAATTATTGTTCACTAAATATCTATCTAAATTAATCTTACTGATAGATTTTAAGTTCTAATGGGTACGTTAAATGTACACAATAATATTTATACATCTATGACTATCCAAGATACAACACGCCGTTTGCGTCCTCAAACCATTAGTCAAGATATTAGCTCATTCCACGGTTTGCAAACCGTCAGCACCTACAATACAACCCGTGTTGATGCGTCATCTGCAAAGTTACAGGAAGTTTATCAGGCGATGTTGATTTCTCAACAAGCCGAAACTGAGAAACTAGCTTTATACCGGGCTGCTGCTGATGCTGCCAGATTAGCAGAATGGGAATTTCATAATGCTGTATTAGCGATGAAAGAAGTCGTGCGCGGGCAATATGGCTCAGATAGCGATCAAGCCCAAGCAGTGGGATTGAAGAAAAAATCAGACCGCAAACGTCCTTCTCGTAAAAAGGCCGTTGCGATCGCGTAACCGCCAGATGAAGGGGAGACAGGGGAGGCAGGGGAGACAAGGGGACAAGGGGACAAGGGGACAAGAGGTGAGAACTTGAAACAAGTCTTTCCCCTTGTCCCCAAATCCTCTTGCCCATGCCCAATGACAAATGACAAATGACCAATGACTACAACAATTTATCTAATGTAATTGGCAAATCACGAACGCGCTTACCTGTGGCATGATAAACAGCATTAGCGATCGCCGCAGCAGTGCCGGTAATGCCAATTTCCCCAATCCCCTTGACACCAAGCGGGTTGATATGTGGATCGTGTTCATCGACAAATAACACCTCAATATCAGGAACGTCTGCATTTACTGGTACGTGATATTCAGCTAAATCATGGTTAACAACACGTCCTAGATTCGGGTCTATAACCGTATGTTCCATCAGTGCCATACCGATACCGTAGACAATCCCACCAATGAGTTGACTGTTGGCTGTTTTAGCGTTGAGGATGCGTCCAACACCAAAGCTTCCCACCCAGCGCGTTACTCGCACTTCGCCGGAATCAGGGTTAACGCGGACTTCGGCAAATTGCGATCCAAATGCGTGCATTGAGAACTTCTTTTGTTCGTCCCCAAGCTTGGCATCTGCACGCGCTTCGATCATTTTCATTCCATGTCGTGCCAAGATTGCTTGATATGTTTCGCTTACAGACGATTTATTCTTTAAGAAAAAGCTACCATTTTGGGCAATCACATCTTCAGCGTTTGAACTATAAAGCGGCGATTTTTGATCGGCAAGTGCTAGTTGCAAAAGTTTACTACGAGCTTGATTGCCCGCTAAATGTACAGCCGAACTTACACTCGCTGCTGTTTGCGAACCACCGGAAATGGGAGTTTCTGGCATCTTAGTATCGCCTAGTTCAAAGCGAACTTTCTCAACTTGTACACCAAGCGCATCAGCTGCAACTTGAGTCATGACAGTATAAGTACCCGTACCAATATCTTGAGAACCGCTTTGCACTACGGCTGTACCGTCTGCCATAATCTGAGCGATCGCAGATGCCGGAGAACGATTGGTCGGATAAGTTGCTGTTGCCATACCCCAACCAATCAAATAATTGCCGTCTCGCATCGAACGGGGTTTAGGATTACGCTTTTGCCAGCCAAATTTTTCTGCTCCTGTCTTGTAACACTGGATGAGTGACTTGCTTGACCAAGGCAGTCCTTTAGTAGGATCGACATCAGCGTGGTTACGCAGACGCAGTTCCACCGGATCGATATTGAGTGCATAAGCGAGTTCGTCCATTGCCGACTCTAAGGCGAACGATCCAGAAGCTTCACCTGGGGCCCGCATATAGGTTGGTGTTCCCTGATCTAGCTGAACCAGACGATGGCTAGTTTCGATATTCGGGCAAGCGTAAATCATCCGAGCGCTTTTACCAACAGGTTCAATGAATTCATCAAAAGTTGAAGTCTGTGAAGTGCCAGTGTGTCGGAGTGCAGTTAATTTTCCTTCGCGGGTAGCACCCAAAGAAACCTGTTGAATTGTCTCTGGTCGGAAGCCGACAGGGCCATACATTTGTATTCGTCCCAGAACTAATTTGACTGGGCGATTTACCTGCCGTGCTGCGATCGCTGCTAGTGGTACGTGCGACCAAGCCGACCCTTTGCAACCAAAGCCACCGCCCACAAAGTAAGACATAATGCGGACTTTTTCAGGCTTAATTCCTAATACCTCCGCAACTTTTTGTTGAGTCGAAAAAATTCCCTGAGTTGCGTCATACAACAGCAATTGATCGCCTTGCCAAACTGCTGTTGTAGCATGAGGCTCCATCGGATTGTGATTTTCCACTGGAGTGGTATAAGTCTGCTCGACGCGCACAGCAGCATTCGCTAGTCCCTGTTTGACATTGCCGTGAGATGAATCGGGCGATTCCTCTCTAGGGATTTTACCTTTAGGAAAGTATGCCTTAGCGAGGTTATCCCGCATATTGATGGCAGGTTTCTCTTCGTCATAGCGAATTTGTACGAGTGAGGCAGCATACATCGCTCGTTCAAAGGTATCGGCAACGACGACACCAATATGCTGACCGCTATACAGCACAATGTTATTTTGTAACACTTGCACTTTATGACCGCCGCCCTTTTCTCCATCAGCTTTGGGTGCGTTGAGGTGGGTAATAACTGCTAATACACCCGGTACTTGCTCCGCCGCCTTGGTATCGATTTGGGCAATTTTCCCTTTGGCGATCGCACTTTGAATTGTGACTCCATAAGTCATTTTTGCGACTGGAAACTCTGCTGCATAGCGTGCTTCACCCGTCACCTTCAGATGGCCATCAACTCGGTTGAGTGGTTTGCCGACAACTGTATTTTTATCACCTGTATTCATGCCATCCCTCCTACCGTTGTCAGCGCCTTAACAATGGTGCGTTTAGTCAGTTCGACCTTAAATCCGTTGTATTTTTGAGGTTTAGCTCCAGCAACGGCAGCATTTGCTGCTGCTTGGAATGCTGCCTGGTTTGCTGGCTGATTCAAAAGCGCTTTTTCTGCATCGTAGGCACGCCAGGGTTTTGTCCCTACCCCACCAAGGGCAATGCGTGCCGAGCGAATGATGCCATTTTGAATATCTAGCACCGTCGCCACTGATACCATTGCAAAAGCATAAGAAGCGCGATCGCGGACTTTCAAATAGTGCGATCGCACTGCCAAGGGTGAAGCAGGTAAGTCAACGGCAACAATTAACTCTCCGTGTTGGAGGACTGTTTCCCGTTCTGGTGTCTCGCCGGGGACAAGATGAAAATCTACAAGTGGAATACTCCGCTCTCCATTCGGTCCCCGTGTTTGCACAACCGCATCAAGTGCCACCATTGCCACCGCCATATCAGAAGGATGAGTGGCAATACAGCGATCGCTACCGCCGAGAATTGCATGAATCCGGTTATAACCCTCAATTGCCGCACAACCGGAACCGGGAACACGCTTATTGCAGGGCATGGAAGTATCGCGGAAGTAGTAACATCGGGTACGTTGTAGCAAATTTCCGCCCACCGTTGCCATGTTTCGCAGTTGCGGTGATGCTCCAGACAACAACGCTTCTGACAGCACAGGGTAACGCTTTTGAATTATTGCATCATAAGCAACGTCGCTATTGCGTGCCATTGCTCCAATCCGCAGATTGTTACTTTGCATTTCTATCTTGCTTAATGGGAGTGGGTTAATATCAACCAACTCTCTTGGCGTTTGCACATTCAACTTCATCAAATCGATTAGGCTAGTACCACCAGCAAGATACGAGGCTTCGACATCTGGAGCCACCAAAGCCACGGCATTTTCCGCTTGTCGCGCTTTTTGATAGTTAAACGGCTGCATCTTTTTTTCCTTCTAAGACATCGCGGACAGCAGCCACGATATTTGGATAAGCACCACAACGGCAGATATTGCCGCTCATCAATTCCCGAATGTCGTCATCTGACTTAGCGTGTCCTTCGTTGACTAAACTCACCGCCGAACAAATTTGTCCCGGTGTGCAATAACCGCACTGAAATGCGTCGCGGGCAACAAATGCGGCTTGCATCGGGTGCAGATTGTCTCCTTGCGCCAGACCTTCAATAGTTGTAATGGCAGCATCTGTGTGCATGATGGCAAAAGTCAGGCAGGAGTTAATTCGCTGTCCATCAACCAGCACTGTACAAGCACCGCATTGACCGTGGTCACAACCTTTTTTACTGCCAGTTAGCCCTATATATTCACGAAGTGCATCAAGTAAAGTGACACGCGGTTCAATTTGCAAACTATGTTTTGTTCCGTTCACCTGTAATATTACCTGCATAGTTTCAGATATCGAACTTTTCAGCATGGGGGTAGTTCTTTTTATCGGAGTTTGTGCCACAGTTTTCTCTGCAAAACTACTGAGCGTAGTCGCTACTGTACTGACGAGCATCAATTGGCCCAATCTACGCCGTCTTAGGCGAAACTTCATCTTTTTACTCCATTCTGCTTTTGTTGAGTAATAATATTCAGTAATTCTTCTGGCTTAAATTCTTAGTAAAAATCATTTTTACCTTTTAAATATTTACCTCAAAATAACATTGTTAACAGAATACAATTTCATCTTGTTCTCGTCTCTCTACCAGAAGATTTATGTCCTAAGTATCATCCCTAGTTAAATAAGTTGGCACAATAAAATCAAACTATGTAAAGAAAAACGAACTAGGCTAAAACCCTCATATATATTGCCTGTTGCCTATTGCCTTATCCAACAAAAATTATTTATACCCACTTACTTATCATCCTGTTCTAGAACTAAAAATATTTTTATTTATTGCTGTATTAATAATTGGAGGTTAGGGTTGAGTAGAGTATTGTTACTCAACCCATGACATCCAAAATCGTGCTTTGCTCAAAGAATAATTCGTTGAATGTCGGTAAATCCTAATATAAAATCGAAAGCTGAAATTATGAATACCCAAACAACAACCCAACTACCAATTCCCCCACACTTTAACCCTGATAAAGTAGGAGAGGTATGGCGTGTACCTTACCAACAAATCGCCGCAGCAGCTGAAGTTTGGATAAAACAACACGACATCAAACCAGCATCCTCAGATGCAAAGGGTATTTGCCTATTGTTAATTGATGTTCAAAATACTTTTTGTATTCCCAACTTTGAACTATTTGTAGGTGGAAAATCTGGGAATGAGGCGGTGAATGATAACGTCAGATTATGTGAGTTTATCTATCGCAACTTGGGAGTAATTACAAAAATTGTACCTACTCTAGATACCCATACAGCAACGCAAATCTTCCATCCTATTTTTTGGGTGAATGCTGCCGGAGAACATCCTACTCCAGCAGCGACTAACATAACTTTAGCAGACATCGAACAAGGTATCTGGAAGGTTAACCCAACGGTTGCTGACAGTATTACTAATGGAGATTATGAATTATTAGAAAAACACGCTTATCATTACGTTAGAAAACTCAGCCAAGATGGTAAATATCCCCTCACAATTTGGCCTTATCATTCTATGTTGGGCGGTATTGGTCATGCTTTAGTTTCATCGGTGGAGGAAGCAATATTTTTCCATAGTATTGCTCGTCAAAGCCAAACACAATTTGAAATCAAGGGTGAAAATCCTTTAACAGAAAACTATTCGATCTTACGTCCAGAGGTGTTGGAAGATTTTGAACAACGTCCACTTGGTCAAAAGAACACTCGTTTAATTAAGCAACTTTTAGAATTTGATACTGTTATTATTGGAGGTCAAGCTAAAAGTCATTGCGTTGCCTGGACAATTGACGATTTATTAACAGAAATTAAAGAGGTAGATGCTACCCTTGCTCAAAAAATCTATCTCTTAGAAGATTGCACTTCTCCCGTTGTTGTTCCAAATATTGTGGACTACACAGAACAGGCAGATGCAGCATTTGCAAGGTTTGCAGAGGCAGGAATGCACATCATAAAATCTAGCGAATTTGGGAATTAAGTATTGGGAATTGGGAAGAGGACTTGGGGACAAGGAGAATTGGGGACAAGGGGAAAGACTTGTTTCAAGTTCTCACCTCTTGTCCCCTTTCCCCTTGTCCCCTTGTCCCTCTTGCCCCCTGCCTCCCCTGCTTCCTGATTTCCTCATTTCTTCAAATAACCCTTTGGGTCTTGTGCTACCCAACCCAGAGATGAGCTAGAACGCACTTCAAAATGGAGATGCGGTTGAGTGGAAGTTGGTTTGCCAGTTGTGCCTACTGTTCCTAGTAAGTCTCCTTTTTTTACTTGCTGACCAACAGTAACCTTAATAGTGTCAAGCTGGGCGTAGCGGCTTTGAAGCCCGCCACTGTGGTTAATGATGACCAACTTGCCATAAGAACCTTGGTCATTAGCAAAGGCTACGGTTCCAGGAGCGATCGCTAACACATTACTACCAACTGGTGCTAATAAGTCAACACCACTGTGGAAGAAAACTTCACCTGTCGCCGGATTAATTTGCCATCCATAAGCTAATCCTACATTTGCAACTTGTGCCAAGGGATATCCCGACAGGGATGCACGGTTTGGTGTACCTGCATCAGTAGGTAAAGGGGACTTAGTTACAACGCCATTGGGCGACCAATTTACCCCCGGAACAAACACGATTCTGGGGTCTTGTTGGCAGCCATTCACCTCAAAAAGGCTATCAGCACGAACTTTGTATTGTGCTGCCACTTGTCGCCAAGTTTGACCACGAGGTACTTCAACTACAATCCCATTGTAGGGAGGAATTTGAAGCACACTACCAACGGCTGCAAGTGCGCCATTCTGCAAAGCTGGATTCATGCCAATAATAGTTGTAGGTATGAGATTGTAGCGCTGCGCTATGCTCTCCAAAGTTTCGCCACGAACAACTTTATGGCGTTGGAAGCGAGATAGGGCTGGAATCGGGCAACCACCTACAGCAGCGTTAGCACTGTTCAAGTTTGGCAGTATGCTTACTAGGCCCAAGGCGCTAACTAGGCTACAGAGAAACAGTTGACGAAAGGGTAAAGTCATGTATACAGATCAAGAGCGCATTAACTTTAAATTTTAGATGGAGAGTGTGGGAAGTGGGGAGATCGGGGGGCAGAGGGGAACGGGGGCAGGGGAGCAGGGAGCAGGGGGACAAGGGGACAAGAGGTGAGAACTTGAAACAAGTCTTTCCCCTTGTCCCCAACTCTCCTTGTCCCCAAGTCCTCTTCCCAATTCCCAATGCCCAATACTTAATTCCTCGTAAATTGATCTGTCCACTTGCCGTTAGCTTGACTACACTTAGAAATTAGCAACTGCATTGTTGTCCTTAAGCAGAATTGTTATGAAGTTATCTTTAAAGCAACTAGGTGTTTATTTGTTCTTAGTGGTATTTGGCTGTGGTGCAGGTTTGTTTGGTAGTCGCTATCTCCTGCTACAAAATTCCTCATTCCAACAGTTAAGAAATGTGACAATGGCTTCGCCTCCAGAATCTGTAATGCCAAATTCTCCTAGCGGGGCAATTGGGGCTACTGGAGGCGATAATGTGAATTTTATTGCGACGGCAGTGCAAAAAGTTGGCCCGGCTGTGGTGCGAATTAATGCCACTCGCAAGGTTGCCAATCCCATCTCTGACGCATTAAAAAATCCGCTTTTGCGGCGATTTTTTGGAGAGGATGAGCAACCAATTCCCGAAGAACGGATTGAGCGCGGTACAGGATCGGGATTTATTTTGAGCGAGGATGGGGAATTACTCACTAACGCTCATGTAGTAGCAGATACAGATACAGTACAAGTCACCCTCAAGGATGGTCGAAGTTTAGAGGGGAAGGTGGTAGGAGTTGATTCTGTGACAGATGTGGCAGTGGTGAAAATAAAAGCGAATCATTTGCCAACTGTGAAACTGGGCAATTCGCAAAACTTAATACCAGGACAGTGGGCGATCGCAATTGGCAACCCTCTGGGTTTAGATAATACTGTCACTATCGGCATTATCAGCGCTACTGATCGCACCAGCACTCAAGTTGGTGTACCAGATAAGCGAGTCAGCTTTATCCAAACTGATGCTGCAATTAACCCTGGTAATTCCGGTGGCCCCTTGTTAAACGCTCAAGGCGAAGTGATTGGTGTTAATACTGCCATCCGCGCTGATGCTCAAGGACTCGGTTTTGCGATCCCCATTGAAACCGCCGCCCGCATTGCCAATGAACTTTTTACCAAAGGGCGTGTAGAACATCCCTTCTTGGGTGTTGAAATGGCAGACCTTTCTGCCATCAAAAAACAGCAGATTAATCAAGAAAATCAACTGAACATTCAGCAGGATGTTGGGATTGTGATTAAAGGAGTCACAGGCGATTCTCCAGCCAAGCGCGGAGGATTGCTTCCTGGAGACGTGATTCAAAAAGTTAATGGTAAACCAGTCAAAACCTCGGCCCAAGTTCAAAAGCTGGTAGAGTCCAGCAAAGTTGGGGACATCATAGCTATCGAAGTCAATCGTAGCGGGAAAATTCAAACCTTCAAAGTACAATCAGGAGCTTATCCTGAAAGGAAGTAGTCAAAATAATTCGTAATTGATAATTCGTAATTGCAAGACGCTCTCTAAGAGATCCTGCGCGTAGCTTGCTTCTTTGCAGGAATCACCGAATTTGCTACCGCTACGTTATCAGTGGAAGCTTGAACTCTCTAGAAATGTCTTGTTAACCACTGAATTTTTAATCCAGTGTGGGCTGCTGTAACTTTTTTAATTACGAATTACGAATTACGAATTACGAATTAGTAATTATTTGGTCAATAGTCCCAGAATGTTTGACTATTGACTATTGACCATTAGACAAATGCTCTAACTGCATTCTTTGTTCCATCTGGCGCAGAAAATACCCTGTCATCATGGCCGACGCTAGAAGCCCAGCTAAGTTATCCCGATCTGTTGTGATTTGGACGTTGAAATTTTCTGCCGGGAGCATTCCCACTAGCCCTTGGACATTTTGCGAGATGATTTGTTTAATTTCAGGGCTAGCGGATTGAGCAATCCTCGCTAGAACATCAGGAGACTGATGTTGTAGATATTTGAGTAACTGATTGGGGTATTCCTCAGCGTGGTCGGAAAGAAGTTGATTAGGGTGTTCCTCGGAGTTGTCATTTAAAAAGTCAGGATTAAACACCATTGGCAGTTTTATTTAGCTTAATTGCTAACTCTACTCTAAACCATAGTACAAGGCTAGCGCATTCACCACGGGTATAAGTCATTGGGATTGGGAATTGGGAAGAGGACTTGGGGACAAGGAGAATTGGGGACAAGGGGAAAGACTTGTTTCAAGTTCTCACCTCTTGTCCCTCTGCTCCCAATACTTTTCGGTTAAACCCAATAATCTCTCTTTTGGTCTGGGGAAAGGTTAAAGGGTAATGGGGAAAGGGAAATTCAAACCCTTTCCCTTTCCCCCTTAACCGAAAAGTATTGTCCCTGCTCCCCCTGCCTCCCCTGCTCCCTATTCCCCATTCCCTATTCCCTTTAGTTCTAGTTCTAGTTCTAGTTGTTCTTCCTTTTGGTTGTTGGAAAGTATTTGTGGGAGTTGTTCGATTTGGAAATACTGATGGAATTTTGGGGTTACTTGGAGTGAGTAGGAGCGAGAATCGCTGTCTCGGCGTTTGCGGATAAAACCAAGTTCTACGAGTTCCGGAACGTGTTGATATACTCCTGAACCGCGCAAGTTAATTAAGTCGCTCTGGAGTATAGGACTATTGAGGGCGATCGCTGCTAAAGTCCGCAATGCACCTACACCCAATTCTACTGGTATCATCGTTTGCACTAAATCCTGAAAATCAGACCGTAGTTGCAAACTGTAACCATCAGGGGTTTCTATTACCTCTAGGGCGCTATCTCGGTGGGCATAATTGTCCATGAGTTCAATTATGCCTTCTTTGACAGAGGCGCGATCGCACGCTGCATACTCGGCGATTTCGCCGAGCGACAAGGGTTTACCCTTTAAATAGAGAATTGCTTCTATCTTCGTCGCTGTGGCTGTAATCATTTAGTCATTTGTCATTAGTCATTGGTCATTAGTCACTTGTACTGAGCGTAGTCGTTGGCGTAGCCTCTCGTTAGAGAAGTATTGGTCATTAGTACATGACAACTAACAATCAACAAGTGTGTGGCATTATATCGTAAATTGTCAAAATATTGTTTGATACTCTCAAATTGGGCATGGGGATTAGGGGAGAGGTGACAGGTTACAGAAAATAATCTGTACCCTGTACCCTATTACCTATTCCCTTCTCAAAAGCCTCTAGTTGTAAGAATAAATTCTGCGATCGCTAAATCTTGTGGAGTCGTCACTTTTAAATTTGTCTCTTCTCCCTCGACAATTCGGACTTCGATGCCGCACTTTTCAAATAAAGCGGCATCGTCAGTTACTTCCCAACCTTGACGGACACCTTCAGCGTGGCACTGTTTCAACAACTTGACATCAAATCCTTGGGGGGTTTGTGCCGCCCATAATTTTTGTCTGTCGGGTGTTTCTTGAATTATGCCTTGTTCATCAACAACTTTGATGGTGTCTTTGACGGGTACACCAGCAATTAAACCGGGACAGTGGCGAATGGCTTGGGCACAAGAGTTAAATAAATCTGGTGTGGCGAGACATCTAGCGCCATCGTGAATCAATACTTGTTCTGCGGCTACTGGCAAAGCCTGCAAGCCGTTGTAAACAGATTCTTGACGCGTGGAGCCGCCTTGAATCAATTCCACTGGTTTAGTGAGCTTGAGATCGGTGAGAATTGCTCTGAAGTCTGGCCAATCGGTAGGCTGAGAAATAATCCCGATCCAACTGATTGTATTGGCGGCTTCTGCGGCTAATAGAGTCCAAGCAATAATTGGTTGCGATCGCACTTTCAGCAGGAGTTTATTGCGGTTACTACCCATTCTTTTTCCGATTCCCGCAGCTGGAATTAGTAAATACACAGAATTCCTCAATCTTTAAGCTATATATTTTCCCCTAAAATAGGGAGCGAGTTAAGCGTCAATAAATATTATGCGAGTAGTAGCCCTTGTACCTGGCGGAATTGGCGACCAAATTCTCTTCTTTCCGACTCTAGATGACCTGAAGCGCAATTACCCTGACGCTCAAATAGATGTCGTTGTTGAACCCCGGTCAAAGGCTGCCTACCGAGTGAGCAAGTCAGTTCACGAGGTGCTGAACTTTGATTTTAACGACCGTAATAGTCTGGCAGATTGGGGTAACTTGGTGGGGACAATTCGCGATCGCGAATACGATGTTGTGATTGTTGTTAAGCAAATTTGGTTGCTTAGTCTTTTGCTCTGGTTGACGGGAATTCCCATACGTATTGGCTACAAAGGCAATGGTTCGGTTTTTCTGACCCACACTGTGCCATTTAAAGCATCCCAGTATGCGGCGGCAGCATATCACGATTTGCTGCAACCATTGGAAATAAATAGTCCTGTCCCAGAGTTAGCAGTAAATGTGCCCAAACCAGATATTGAGTGGGCACAAAAAGAACAGAAACGCTTAGGGGTGCATGAAACAGGCTATATCTTGATTCATGGCAGTTCTGGCCAGTTATCTCAGGCTAAAGAACTGGATAAAATCTACCCTGTCGAAAGTTGGCATCAAATTATTCAAGGTTTCCAAGACAAGCAGCCTGAACTGCCTGTGGTGGTTGTTAAGGGAATTGGCGATGAACAGTTTGTGCGATCGCTTCTGGGGTCTTCTCCAGATATCAAAGTGACTGCCCCAGATGATATTGGCAAGTTAACTGCTATGATCGCCGGGGCAAATTTGATGTTGTCTACTGATAGTCCGGCACTACAACTGAGTGTTGCAGTCCAAACCTATACCATCGCCCTATTTGGGCCCACCGATCCAGCTAAATTGTTGCCGAAAAACGATAAATTCCTGGCCATTGCATCCCCCACAGGAAAAACAGCGGATGTTTCACCAAACGCAGTTTTAGAGAAAATCTGGGGTGGCTAAACCAGCAGTTTGTCCTAATTTCTGCAATTAGTCTATTGGATATCTAATGTAGTCATGCGTTTGTTGAATGACCGCAAAACCTGGTTGTGACAGCTAGATTTTGCGGTTATTTCAGTATTTAAAGAAGAATACAGAAGTCAGAATGGGCTAAACGCCCCGCTACCGCTAACAGAAGTCAGAATCAACACGTTCTCTATGAGACGCTACGCTATCCACCAGTCGCTTAACCCTGTTCTGAATTCTGGCTCCTGACTCCTGAATTCTTGTTAAAATATCTCAAAAAAAGCATCATCTAATTCATAACCCAGCATTTGAGCCATAGACTTTAACCGCGAGAGGCTAGGGATATCCTGCTGTTTGAGCCAATCACCTAAAACAAAGATTTTGTGCATCAAAAATATTTCTAAGGCTTCAGGATTGTACTGAATGCCGTCTTGGGAACTGAACTGGTGTGGTACTAGCATGGCGGCATAACGAGCAAATTCTCCAGCTTTCCAATCTAGTAAAAATGCTAACCAGGGGTATTTGGCATCTAGGCGCACAAACCACAGCCTTATTTCTGGAATTTCTGAGAGTTCCCGTGGATCGCCAGGTTCAAGATCGTAATTGATATCAAAGCGTAGTTGCTGTTCATGGGATGCGGCCCCATCTTGCAGCATTTGTTCAATCACCGTTGAGGCAGGTGACAGATCCAGATTATTAATGAAGTCATTATTGAGTGCGATCGCAATTGTCTTTGACTCAGCAGCCACTTTCTTTTTGCTCAACTTTAGGATCGACAATCTACAGTAGCAGCTTTCAGGGATTGACGCTACATTGACCTTGAGAAATTAATTGGTATTTACTAATACTTTTTTGCTAATGATTTTGGTCAACCTATACAAGTGTTGGGTTGCGTTTCACTCCACTCAACCTACATAAATATATCTTTTAAAAAACTCTACGTTTCAGCATAGATCAGCTTTAGGACTCATATTTGATTTTTGAATAAGGGATTTCCAAGAAATAAATTATCGAACCACAGAGGCACAGAGAACACAGAGAGAGGGGAAATACAGAGGGTTTTTGCGTCAGTTTTGGCATATTTTTTTATTTGGAAGTCCCTAAACTCCGTACAACTCAAAAAGCCTTCTTACCTATTGCCTCTTGCCTTCTTGCCTATTGCCTCTTGTCTCTAGGCAACACCTGCCGCAAAGTGGACATTTCCAGCAATTTTAAGTTAAAGTTGTAATGAGTTTGTTTTAGATTAAGGTCTGACAAAGTAGCCATCAGCAAGCAAAAAATAGATCGTTATTTATCGCCACCTGTTACTTCCGAAGCATCACAAGCCAAAACACAAGTACAGGTAGAACAATGGTGTGCAATATTATTGCATATATTAAATAAACAATAAAAATTGAAGTGGGAAAATTCCCTTAACAGTTAACAAGCTGTAATATGCAAAAACAAACAATTTCAACAAAACCAATTCGTTCTCTAGAAGATGCGCTAGATAGGTGTCAAATCTTGGGTATGCGCGTCAGTCGTCAGCGTCGTTTTATTCTGGAATTACT contains:
- a CDS encoding HhoA/HhoB/HtrA family serine endopeptidase is translated as MKLSLKQLGVYLFLVVFGCGAGLFGSRYLLLQNSSFQQLRNVTMASPPESVMPNSPSGAIGATGGDNVNFIATAVQKVGPAVVRINATRKVANPISDALKNPLLRRFFGEDEQPIPEERIERGTGSGFILSEDGELLTNAHVVADTDTVQVTLKDGRSLEGKVVGVDSVTDVAVVKIKANHLPTVKLGNSQNLIPGQWAIAIGNPLGLDNTVTIGIISATDRTSTQVGVPDKRVSFIQTDAAINPGNSGGPLLNAQGEVIGVNTAIRADAQGLGFAIPIETAARIANELFTKGRVEHPFLGVEMADLSAIKKQQINQENQLNIQQDVGIVIKGVTGDSPAKRGGLLPGDVIQKVNGKPVKTSAQVQKLVESSKVGDIIAIEVNRSGKIQTFKVQSGAYPERK
- a CDS encoding DUF760 domain-containing protein, with the protein product MVFNPDFLNDNSEEHPNQLLSDHAEEYPNQLLKYLQHQSPDVLARIAQSASPEIKQIISQNVQGLVGMLPAENFNVQITTDRDNLAGLLASAMMTGYFLRQMEQRMQLEHLSNGQ
- the scpB gene encoding SMC-Scp complex subunit ScpB, translated to MITATATKIEAILYLKGKPLSLGEIAEYAACDRASVKEGIIELMDNYAHRDSALEVIETPDGYSLQLRSDFQDLVQTMIPVELGVGALRTLAAIALNSPILQSDLINLRGSGVYQHVPELVELGFIRKRRDSDSRSYSLQVTPKFHQYFQIEQLPQILSNNQKEEQLELELELKGIGNGE
- the ispD gene encoding 2-C-methyl-D-erythritol 4-phosphate cytidylyltransferase — encoded protein: MYLLIPAAGIGKRMGSNRNKLLLKVRSQPIIAWTLLAAEAANTISWIGIISQPTDWPDFRAILTDLKLTKPVELIQGGSTRQESVYNGLQALPVAAEQVLIHDGARCLATPDLFNSCAQAIRHCPGLIAGVPVKDTIKVVDEQGIIQETPDRQKLWAAQTPQGFDVKLLKQCHAEGVRQGWEVTDDAALFEKCGIEVRIVEGEETNLKVTTPQDLAIAEFILTTRGF
- a CDS encoding glycosyltransferase family 9 protein codes for the protein MRVVALVPGGIGDQILFFPTLDDLKRNYPDAQIDVVVEPRSKAAYRVSKSVHEVLNFDFNDRNSLADWGNLVGTIRDREYDVVIVVKQIWLLSLLLWLTGIPIRIGYKGNGSVFLTHTVPFKASQYAAAAYHDLLQPLEINSPVPELAVNVPKPDIEWAQKEQKRLGVHETGYILIHGSSGQLSQAKELDKIYPVESWHQIIQGFQDKQPELPVVVVKGIGDEQFVRSLLGSSPDIKVTAPDDIGKLTAMIAGANLMLSTDSPALQLSVAVQTYTIALFGPTDPAKLLPKNDKFLAIASPTGKTADVSPNAVLEKIWGG
- a CDS encoding CRR6 family NdhI maturation factor, whose protein sequence is MAAESKTIAIALNNDFINNLDLSPASTVIEQMLQDGAASHEQQLRFDINYDLEPGDPRELSEIPEIRLWFVRLDAKYPWLAFLLDWKAGEFARYAAMLVPHQFSSQDGIQYNPEALEIFLMHKIFVLGDWLKQQDIPSLSRLKSMAQMLGYELDDAFFEIF